From Staphylococcus delphini, one genomic window encodes:
- the budA gene encoding acetolactate decarboxylase, which yields MGDTLYQHGTLGTLMAGLLEGTATIQDILEQGDAGLGTLAGSDGEVIFIDGQAFHANAQNEFTQLTGEELTPFATITHFQAHHTFKATNQSAQHVLAQVRTKMRSPNAFSAVKITGTFQHMHVRMMPGQTPPYRRLIESAQQQPEYSRSNISGTLIGFYTPELFHGIGAGGFHLHFVDDARTFGGHVLDFHIEVADVEIQDFETLTQHFPVHHRSFTEAEIDYEDINEEIREAE from the coding sequence ATGGGAGATACACTCTATCAACATGGAACTCTGGGTACACTCATGGCTGGCTTATTAGAAGGGACTGCAACGATTCAAGACATCCTCGAACAAGGTGATGCGGGTTTAGGCACGTTAGCTGGATCGGATGGTGAAGTCATTTTTATAGACGGTCAAGCATTTCACGCCAATGCGCAAAACGAATTCACGCAACTCACTGGAGAAGAACTCACGCCTTTCGCGACAATTACACATTTCCAGGCACACCATACGTTTAAAGCGACAAATCAATCCGCGCAACATGTATTAGCGCAGGTCCGAACTAAAATGCGTAGTCCAAATGCCTTTTCAGCAGTCAAAATTACCGGGACATTTCAACATATGCACGTACGAATGATGCCCGGACAAACCCCTCCATATCGTCGCTTAATTGAGTCCGCACAGCAACAACCCGAATATTCGCGCTCCAATATTTCTGGTACACTCATTGGCTTTTATACACCCGAACTGTTTCATGGCATTGGCGCAGGTGGCTTTCATCTTCACTTTGTCGATGATGCGCGAACATTCGGTGGGCACGTGTTAGATTTTCACATTGAAGTAGCTGACGTCGAAATTCAAGATTTTGAGACGCTGACGCAACATTTTCCAGTCCACCATCGCTCGTTCACAGAGGCTGAAATTGATTATGAGGATATCAATGAAGAAATTAGAGAAGCTGAGTAA